From the genome of Pelobacter propionicus DSM 2379, one region includes:
- a CDS encoding glucose-6-phosphate isomerase produces MTPTSLWERYCQSLCLCPEIGLSLDISRMNHDDGFLERMEPAMQKAYAEMAALEGGAQANQDEGRMVGHYWLRTPSLAPRDDIRREIEETLERILLFCHRIHSGGITSQNSGSFTRMLIIGIGGSALGPQFVADALSSPNDPLKPHFLDNTDPDGMDRVMAEIGDDLARTLVIVISKSGSTKETRNGMLEAMAAYRQRGLDFARHALAITGKDSQLDRLARDQGWLERFPMWDWVGGRTSVTSAVGLLPAALQGIDISALLQGAAACDALTRRTETSSNPAALMALMWHYAGNGRGERDLVMLPYRDRLLLFSRYLQQLLMESLGKELDREGRIVNQGIAVYGNKGSTDQHAYVQQLRDGLDNFFVTFIQVLRDRDASSLEVEEGVTSGDFLFGFLQGTRTALHDKGRQSLTISVERIDPFTIGALIALFERCVGLYASLININAYHQPGVEAGKKAAGAVIELQRELRDYLTAQGRAMTAGEIAAGLGRSERTEEIFAILRHLAANPERGVVVERTSAVEEWRFSMGT; encoded by the coding sequence ATGACCCCAACCAGCCTGTGGGAGCGCTACTGCCAATCCCTCTGTCTCTGCCCCGAAATCGGCCTGTCCCTGGATATCAGCCGCATGAACCACGACGATGGTTTCCTGGAGCGCATGGAACCTGCCATGCAGAAGGCCTACGCCGAAATGGCGGCGCTGGAGGGGGGGGCACAAGCCAACCAGGACGAGGGGCGCATGGTCGGGCACTACTGGCTGCGCACCCCCTCCCTGGCGCCCCGGGACGATATCCGGCGCGAGATCGAGGAGACCCTGGAACGGATTCTCCTCTTCTGCCATCGCATCCACTCCGGCGGCATAACCAGCCAGAATAGCGGGAGTTTCACCCGCATGCTGATCATCGGCATCGGCGGCTCGGCCCTGGGGCCCCAGTTCGTGGCCGACGCCCTCTCCTCCCCCAACGATCCGCTCAAACCCCATTTCCTGGACAACACCGACCCTGACGGCATGGACCGGGTCATGGCCGAGATTGGTGACGACCTGGCCAGAACCCTGGTCATCGTCATCTCCAAGAGCGGCTCCACCAAGGAGACCCGCAACGGCATGCTGGAAGCCATGGCCGCCTACCGGCAACGGGGGCTGGACTTCGCCCGCCACGCCCTGGCCATAACCGGTAAAGACAGCCAGCTGGACCGTCTGGCCCGCGATCAGGGGTGGCTGGAGCGCTTCCCCATGTGGGATTGGGTCGGTGGACGCACCTCGGTGACCTCGGCGGTGGGGCTGCTGCCGGCCGCCCTGCAGGGGATCGACATCAGCGCCCTCTTGCAGGGGGCCGCGGCCTGCGACGCCCTCACCCGCCGGACGGAGACAAGTTCCAACCCGGCGGCCCTGATGGCGCTGATGTGGCATTACGCCGGCAACGGCCGCGGGGAGCGGGACCTGGTCATGCTCCCCTACCGTGACCGGCTGCTGCTCTTCTCCCGCTACCTGCAGCAACTCTTGATGGAGTCCCTAGGCAAGGAGCTGGACCGGGAGGGAAGGATCGTCAACCAGGGGATCGCCGTCTACGGCAACAAGGGATCCACCGACCAGCACGCCTATGTGCAGCAGCTGCGCGACGGCCTGGACAACTTCTTCGTCACCTTCATCCAGGTGCTGAGAGACCGGGACGCTTCATCCCTGGAGGTGGAAGAGGGGGTCACCAGCGGCGACTTCCTGTTCGGCTTCCTGCAGGGCACCCGCACGGCGCTGCACGACAAGGGGCGCCAGTCCCTGACCATCAGCGTGGAGCGCATCGACCCGTTCACCATCGGCGCCCTGATCGCCCTGTTCGAGCGCTGCGTAGGGCTATACGCCAGCCTGATCAACATCAACGCCTACCATCAGCCGGGGGTTGAAGCGGGCAAGAAGGCCGCCGGAGCGGTCATCGAGCTGCAGAGAGAGCTGCGGGATTATCTGACGGCACAGGGACGCGCCATGACCGCGGGAGAGATCGCAGCGGGATTGGGCAGGTCTGAGCGGACCGAGGAGATCTTCGCCATCCTGCGCCACCTGGCGGCCAACCCGGAGCGGGGCGTGGTGGTTGAAAGAACGAGCGCCGTGGAAGAGTGGCGCTTTTCCATGGGGACCTGA
- a CDS encoding DEAD/DEAH box helicase, translated as MKFSELPLPEPLQNGLADAGFVDCTPIQERTLPISLSGKDVAGQAQTGTGKTAAFLVTLFTRLLKDSPPEGTHHPRALILAPTRELVVQIEQDAQLLGRQCGLTIQAIYGGVDYMKQRDALREGADVIIGTPGRLIDYLKQKVYSLKQIEMLVIDEADRMFDMGFIADLRFILRRLPPFDKRQNLMFSATLNQRVMELAYEFMNMPEKVSVTPEKMTAENVEQVIYHASRKEKFPLLLGLLRRDGMERTMIFINTKREGEYLHDRLNANGFPCRLISGDVDQKKRLRILEQFKSGELPILIATDVASRGLHIDGVTHVVNYDLPQDCEDYVHRIGRTARAGAQGKAISLADEDGALYLEAIEEYIKAKIPCEWAEDELFVTDFKRVARPKRAPLPSRGKEARPERGKTSSRQKRTPSGKGSETAAAAAPRQQPATSQGAGADEAAPAKKRRRRRKTKPSGEGQEQQPAPEAATTE; from the coding sequence ATGAAATTTAGTGAATTACCCCTGCCGGAACCGCTGCAGAATGGATTGGCGGACGCCGGCTTTGTCGACTGCACCCCGATTCAGGAGCGCACCCTCCCCATTTCCCTCTCCGGCAAGGATGTTGCCGGCCAGGCCCAGACCGGAACCGGCAAGACAGCCGCCTTCCTGGTCACCCTGTTCACCCGCCTGTTGAAGGACAGCCCGCCAGAGGGCACCCATCATCCCCGGGCGCTGATCCTGGCCCCCACCCGCGAACTGGTGGTGCAGATCGAGCAGGACGCCCAACTCCTGGGCAGACAGTGCGGCCTTACCATCCAGGCCATCTACGGCGGCGTGGACTACATGAAGCAGCGCGACGCCCTGCGCGAGGGGGCCGACGTGATCATCGGCACCCCGGGCCGCCTGATCGACTACCTGAAGCAGAAGGTCTACAGCCTGAAGCAGATCGAGATGCTGGTGATCGACGAGGCCGACCGCATGTTCGACATGGGCTTCATCGCCGACCTGCGTTTCATCCTGCGCCGCCTCCCCCCCTTCGACAAGCGCCAGAACCTGATGTTCTCCGCCACCCTCAACCAGCGGGTGATGGAGCTGGCCTACGAATTCATGAACATGCCGGAGAAGGTCTCGGTCACGCCCGAAAAGATGACCGCCGAAAACGTGGAGCAGGTCATCTACCACGCGTCGCGCAAGGAGAAGTTCCCGCTGCTCCTGGGGCTTTTGCGCCGGGACGGCATGGAGCGGACCATGATCTTCATCAACACCAAGCGCGAGGGGGAATACCTGCATGACCGCCTGAACGCCAACGGCTTCCCCTGCCGCCTGATCTCCGGCGATGTGGACCAGAAGAAGCGGTTGCGCATCCTGGAGCAGTTCAAGAGCGGCGAGCTGCCGATCCTGATCGCCACCGACGTGGCCTCCCGCGGCCTGCACATCGACGGGGTCACCCATGTGGTCAACTACGACCTGCCCCAGGACTGCGAGGACTACGTCCACCGCATCGGCCGCACCGCCCGGGCCGGCGCCCAGGGCAAGGCCATCTCCCTTGCCGACGAGGACGGCGCCCTCTACCTGGAGGCCATCGAGGAGTACATCAAGGCTAAGATTCCCTGCGAGTGGGCCGAAGACGAACTGTTCGTCACCGATTTCAAACGGGTCGCCCGACCGAAGCGGGCCCCCCTTCCTTCCCGGGGGAAGGAGGCACGGCCCGAGCGGGGAAAAACCAGCTCCCGACAGAAACGGACACCGTCGGGCAAGGGCTCTGAGACTGCCGCTGCCGCCGCGCCCCGGCAGCAGCCGGCCACAAGCCAGGGCGCTGGTGCCGACGAGGCCGCGCCGGCAAAGAAGCGCCGCCGCAGGAGAAAGACGAAACCGTCCGGAGAGGGGCAGGAGCAGCAGCCCGCGCCGGAGGCAGCGACAACGGAATAG
- a CDS encoding tyrosine-type recombinase/integrase yields the protein MKFTDTGIRNLKPKEKMYQVREGDGFGVRVLPSGLRIFVFIYTIAGKRRQMNLGDYPAVSLSEARERAADARKVLSRERTDPQEHGFSWHYSPERERREMAAKEKEELENPTVKQLITRYIERYAMKNKKSWQEDKRILEKDVLPLWGDRKAKDVIRRDVIQLLDGMQGRGDGIITNTFKIIRRMFRYGVKQELIPTTPCYGFEKGDELPTTKSKERTLTETEIKAFWGGIDRCMISEDVRRILKLTLLTGQRPGEVASMHSSEISGRWWEFSPKETKITKEVPRKQRIYLTDMTLSLIREKEGYIFPSPKIRTNVNEQPIDTPITERAVAYALRRNLLTHTVKPKPATWKKSSHQSKDKKKFIIPDDKKLDIEKFCPHDLRRTCATILSEIGFSDEIVDAVLAHLKKGEIKTYNKNKYDKERQKALEAWERKLKSIITGQKDNVVPLTHKAA from the coding sequence ATGAAATTCACGGATACCGGAATCAGAAACCTGAAACCAAAAGAGAAGATGTATCAGGTGCGTGAGGGTGACGGCTTTGGCGTCCGCGTGCTTCCATCCGGGCTTCGGATTTTTGTTTTTATTTACACGATTGCGGGAAAGCGCCGCCAGATGAATCTCGGGGATTATCCGGCTGTCAGTTTATCAGAGGCACGTGAACGGGCGGCAGATGCCAGAAAGGTCTTGAGCCGTGAAAGGACCGATCCTCAAGAGCACGGTTTTTCGTGGCACTACAGCCCAGAACGCGAGCGGCGAGAAATGGCAGCAAAGGAAAAAGAAGAACTGGAAAACCCTACCGTAAAGCAGCTCATTACGAGGTACATTGAGCGGTATGCCATGAAGAACAAGAAGTCGTGGCAAGAAGACAAGCGGATACTTGAAAAGGATGTACTGCCATTATGGGGCGACAGAAAAGCAAAAGACGTTATTCGTCGTGACGTAATTCAGTTGCTGGACGGTATGCAGGGGCGCGGTGATGGCATCATCACCAATACTTTTAAAATCATCCGGCGCATGTTCCGGTACGGCGTAAAGCAGGAACTGATTCCGACAACGCCCTGTTATGGGTTCGAGAAAGGCGATGAACTGCCAACTACCAAATCGAAGGAAAGGACACTGACAGAGACTGAAATCAAGGCATTTTGGGGAGGAATTGACCGGTGTATGATATCGGAAGATGTTCGACGGATACTAAAACTGACCCTGTTAACTGGTCAGAGACCGGGCGAGGTCGCTTCAATGCACTCATCTGAGATCAGCGGTCGCTGGTGGGAATTTTCTCCCAAAGAAACCAAGATCACCAAGGAAGTACCGAGAAAGCAACGCATATACCTGACTGATATGACACTCTCGCTGATCCGGGAGAAGGAAGGATATATTTTCCCCTCCCCGAAGATCCGGACCAATGTCAACGAACAGCCAATTGACACGCCTATCACGGAAAGGGCCGTTGCTTATGCTTTGCGGCGCAACCTGCTTACGCACACGGTAAAACCAAAACCCGCAACTTGGAAAAAATCCAGCCACCAGTCTAAAGACAAGAAAAAATTTATCATCCCGGATGACAAGAAACTTGATATCGAAAAGTTTTGCCCTCATGACTTGCGCCGTACGTGTGCAACGATTCTTTCAGAAATTGGCTTTTCAGACGAAATTGTTGATGCAGTGCTTGCCCATCTCAAGAAAGGCGAGATCAAGACATACAACAAGAATAAATACGACAAAGAGCGGCAGAAAGCCCTTGAGGCATGGGAAAGAAAATTGAAATCTATCATCACCGGTCAGAAAGATAATGTGGTGCCATTGACACATAAAGCCGCTTGA
- the htpG gene encoding molecular chaperone HtpG, protein MSKTTKQFQTEVKQLLDLVIHSLYSNRDIFLRELISNSSDAIDKIRFEAHSNEELLEGNSDWKIKLIPDKDAGTLTILDNGIGMTMAEVEENIGTIARSGTKAFMQALKDKSATDNPELIGQFGVGFYASFMVADRVILETRKGGTASDGCRWESIGDGSYTIEECSLDRRGTEIVLHLKDEFKEYLEEWKIRSIVKKYSDYIQYPVVMDITRTETPKGVDGEEIEGAGTIEKTVEETLNSMKAIWARPKSEVTEEEYQEFYKHISHDFENPFNTIHFSAEGISEFKALIYLPAKKPFDLFMADRKKGLQLYVKRVFITDRCEELLPDYLRFVKGVVDSSDLPLNVSREILQEDVQIKRIQKSLVGKILSTLAEVKEKNFDEYVNFWKEFGPVLKEGLHFDYANKEKLQELALFESTATEAGSFTSLKEYVERMPEAQQEIYFITGDSRATLKISPHLEAFKAKGYEVLFLTDPVDEWVVQALTEYKEKKLKAVDRGDVDLDSEEEKKEKETKQEEARKEYGDLISFIKSHLEDRVKDARLSKRLTDSACCLVADEYGINANMERILKAMNQPVPDSKRVLELNPDHPIMKIMTEIFRENKEDARLTDYADLLYDQALLTEGSPIKDPLRFTRLVSELMVKAATK, encoded by the coding sequence ATGTCCAAAACCACCAAACAGTTCCAGACCGAGGTTAAACAGCTGCTCGACCTGGTGATCCATTCGCTCTACTCCAACCGCGACATCTTCCTGCGCGAGCTGATCTCAAATTCATCCGACGCCATCGACAAGATCCGCTTCGAAGCCCACTCCAACGAGGAGCTTCTGGAGGGGAACAGCGACTGGAAGATCAAGCTGATCCCGGACAAGGACGCCGGCACCCTGACCATCCTTGATAACGGCATCGGCATGACCATGGCAGAGGTGGAGGAGAACATCGGCACCATCGCCCGCTCCGGAACCAAGGCCTTCATGCAGGCGCTCAAAGACAAGTCCGCCACGGACAATCCCGAGTTGATCGGCCAGTTCGGGGTCGGCTTCTACGCCTCGTTCATGGTGGCCGACCGGGTCATCCTGGAGACCCGCAAGGGGGGCACTGCCAGCGATGGCTGCCGCTGGGAATCCATCGGCGATGGCAGCTACACCATCGAGGAGTGCAGCCTCGATCGGCGCGGCACGGAGATCGTCCTGCACTTAAAAGATGAGTTCAAGGAGTATCTGGAGGAGTGGAAGATCCGCTCCATCGTCAAGAAGTACTCCGACTACATCCAGTATCCGGTGGTCATGGACATCACCCGCACCGAAACGCCCAAGGGGGTGGACGGCGAGGAGATCGAAGGGGCCGGCACCATCGAGAAGACCGTGGAAGAGACCTTGAACTCCATGAAGGCCATCTGGGCCCGCCCCAAGAGCGAGGTCACGGAGGAGGAATACCAGGAGTTCTACAAGCATATCTCCCACGACTTCGAAAACCCCTTCAACACCATCCACTTCTCGGCCGAGGGGATCAGCGAGTTCAAGGCCCTGATCTACCTCCCCGCCAAGAAACCCTTCGACCTGTTCATGGCCGACCGCAAGAAGGGGCTGCAGCTGTACGTGAAGCGGGTCTTCATCACCGACCGCTGCGAAGAGCTGCTGCCCGACTACCTGCGCTTCGTCAAGGGGGTGGTGGACTCCAGCGACCTGCCGCTGAACGTCTCCCGCGAGATCCTGCAGGAGGACGTACAGATCAAGCGCATCCAGAAGAGCCTGGTGGGCAAGATCCTCTCCACCCTGGCCGAGGTCAAGGAGAAGAACTTCGACGAGTACGTGAACTTCTGGAAGGAGTTCGGCCCGGTGCTCAAGGAGGGACTGCACTTCGACTACGCCAACAAGGAGAAGTTGCAGGAACTGGCGCTGTTCGAAAGCACCGCCACCGAGGCGGGGAGCTTCACCAGCCTCAAGGAATACGTGGAGCGCATGCCCGAAGCCCAGCAGGAGATCTACTTCATCACCGGCGACAGCCGCGCCACCCTGAAAATCTCGCCCCATCTGGAGGCCTTCAAGGCCAAGGGATACGAGGTGCTCTTCCTGACCGATCCGGTTGACGAATGGGTGGTTCAGGCCCTGACCGAGTACAAGGAGAAGAAGCTCAAGGCCGTTGACCGCGGCGACGTGGACCTGGACAGCGAGGAAGAGAAGAAGGAGAAGGAAACCAAACAGGAAGAGGCCCGCAAGGAGTACGGCGACCTGATCTCCTTCATCAAGAGCCACCTGGAGGACAGGGTCAAGGACGCCCGCCTCTCCAAGCGCCTGACCGACAGCGCCTGCTGCCTGGTGGCCGACGAGTACGGCATCAACGCCAACATGGAGCGGATCCTGAAAGCCATGAACCAGCCGGTTCCCGACTCAAAGCGGGTGCTGGAGTTGAACCCGGATCACCCGATCATGAAGATCATGACCGAGATCTTCAGGGAGAACAAGGAGGATGCCCGCCTGACTGACTACGCCGACCTGCTCTACGATCAGGCCCTGCTGACGGAAGGCTCCCCCATCAAGGACCCCTTACGCTTCACCCGCCTGGTGAGTGAGCTGATGGTCAAGGCCGCAACGAAATAG